One window of the Leptospira koniambonensis genome contains the following:
- the serS gene encoding serine--tRNA ligase: MIDLKYITDNTEELKSNLELRGFKDLAVLDQLADIIQKKKVLQKEADVFREERNKASKEIGKVKQAGGDIAAASAAVKEIGDKIKKIEDDLESLESKLLEINLGLPNILDKDVPVGKNEHDNKVLYEVGDIRDYKFTPKPHFELGEALGWFNFEKGTKLAGARAYTYFGLGAKLERALANLMLETHTTEHGYTEVWVPVMVNDECMTTTGQYPKFKDEYYRLERDELNLIPTAEVPLTNLYRDEIIPEGSLPISITAHTSCFRREAGSYGKDTRGLVRVHQFQKVELVKFARPEDSEEEHKKMLSHAENILKKLGIRYRVMLLCSGDISAASSKTYDLEVWMPGLNRWMEISSVSNFKDFQARRGKIRYKSKEGKNQLVHTLNGSGLAIGRTLAAVIETYQKEDGTIDFPEALKKYL, from the coding sequence ATGATTGATCTGAAATATATTACCGATAACACTGAAGAATTAAAATCTAATCTAGAGCTGAGAGGTTTTAAAGATCTCGCAGTTTTGGACCAGCTTGCAGATATCATCCAAAAGAAAAAAGTCCTCCAAAAGGAAGCAGATGTATTCCGCGAAGAAAGAAATAAAGCAAGTAAAGAGATCGGAAAAGTAAAACAAGCAGGTGGAGATATTGCAGCAGCTTCTGCCGCAGTAAAAGAGATCGGAGATAAGATCAAAAAGATAGAAGATGATCTTGAATCTCTCGAATCTAAACTGCTCGAAATCAATTTAGGTCTTCCTAATATTCTAGATAAAGATGTTCCTGTAGGAAAAAACGAACACGATAATAAAGTTTTGTATGAAGTAGGAGATATTCGAGATTATAAATTTACTCCTAAACCTCACTTCGAATTGGGAGAAGCATTAGGCTGGTTCAATTTTGAGAAGGGAACAAAACTGGCAGGTGCAAGAGCTTACACATATTTCGGCCTAGGTGCTAAATTAGAAAGAGCACTTGCGAATCTTATGCTTGAGACTCATACTACCGAGCATGGTTATACAGAAGTTTGGGTACCAGTCATGGTAAACGACGAATGTATGACTACTACAGGACAATATCCTAAATTTAAGGATGAGTATTATAGATTAGAAAGAGATGAACTTAATCTAATCCCAACTGCAGAAGTTCCTTTAACGAATTTGTATAGAGATGAGATCATTCCTGAAGGTTCTTTACCTATTTCGATTACTGCTCATACTTCTTGTTTTAGAAGAGAAGCGGGATCTTATGGAAAAGATACTAGAGGTCTGGTTCGAGTTCACCAATTCCAAAAAGTTGAACTTGTGAAGTTTGCTCGCCCTGAAGACTCAGAAGAAGAGCATAAAAAGATGCTTTCTCACGCAGAGAATATCCTTAAAAAATTAGGAATTCGATACAGAGTAATGTTATTATGCAGTGGAGATATTTCGGCTGCTTCTTCCAAAACTTATGATCTGGAAGTTTGGATGCCTGGTTTGAATCGTTGGATGGAAATTTCTTCTGTTTCTAACTTCAAAGATTTTCAAGCGAGACGTGGTAAGATCCGCTACAAATCTAAAGAAGGCAAAAATCAATTGGTCCATACTTTGAATGGTTCCGGTTTGGCGATCGGTAGGACCTTGGCAGCTGTTATAGAAACTTATCAAAAAGAAGACGGGACAATCGACTTTCCAGAAGCTTTAAAAAAATATCTCTGA
- a CDS encoding OmpA family protein has product MASKIHTQSSISFKIISVLLCYFVFAGFSVSGAEDSSKGKVAPLKGEINTSLNEFGISLSEDGNTLYYYSKRRNSNYSDLFKSVKTKNGWSAGVEVSELNSQYDDQSPFIIENEKAIIFSSNRDGSIEFKLSSGKIGVSRDLYFATLKDGSWDKATRLPQEVNTPAIEENPFLAGSYLFFTRYPFGKVAESDIYISEYKDGSWKKAIRMESPVNTEHAEIAATLSRDSKYLYFSSNRPGGYGGLDIYKVEIKEDGTFSAAVNLGPVINSPGDEAFYIETPDGKNAYFCRLEKEGGNYDVYEFSVNEWEELKKNKKISLESIHFRTGSFEIEEESYEILDRLVAFLNENPSIKLKITGHTDLHGDPNDNLELSRNRAGAVKEYLVKKGISTGRFTTDGKGSKEPIYPEKNPETDRKNRRTEFQILE; this is encoded by the coding sequence ATGGCTTCTAAAATCCATACTCAATCTTCTATTTCTTTTAAGATCATTTCTGTTTTACTTTGTTATTTCGTATTCGCAGGATTTTCTGTATCCGGTGCAGAAGATTCTTCTAAAGGAAAAGTCGCTCCTTTAAAGGGAGAAATTAACACTTCTTTAAATGAGTTTGGGATCAGTCTTTCAGAAGACGGCAATACTCTTTATTATTATTCCAAACGTAGGAATTCCAACTACTCCGATCTTTTCAAATCAGTAAAAACCAAAAATGGTTGGAGCGCAGGCGTAGAAGTTTCCGAACTAAATTCCCAATATGACGATCAAAGTCCTTTCATCATTGAAAATGAGAAGGCAATCATCTTCTCTTCAAATCGAGATGGAAGTATTGAATTCAAATTAAGCAGCGGGAAGATAGGAGTTTCCAGAGATCTATATTTCGCTACGTTAAAAGATGGAAGTTGGGACAAAGCAACTAGACTGCCTCAAGAAGTAAACACTCCTGCAATTGAAGAGAATCCATTCTTGGCAGGAAGTTATTTATTCTTCACTCGTTATCCGTTTGGGAAAGTTGCCGAATCAGATATTTATATTTCTGAATATAAAGATGGATCGTGGAAAAAAGCAATTCGTATGGAAAGTCCTGTGAATACAGAACATGCTGAGATAGCGGCCACTTTGAGTAGAGATAGCAAGTATTTGTATTTTTCTTCCAATCGTCCAGGTGGTTACGGTGGATTAGATATTTATAAAGTAGAAATCAAGGAAGATGGTACCTTCTCCGCAGCCGTTAATCTAGGACCTGTAATCAATTCTCCCGGCGATGAAGCATTCTACATTGAAACTCCTGACGGCAAAAATGCGTACTTTTGTAGATTGGAGAAAGAAGGCGGGAATTACGACGTCTACGAATTTTCTGTGAATGAATGGGAAGAGTTGAAGAAGAATAAAAAAATCTCCTTGGAATCCATTCATTTTAGAACTGGCTCCTTCGAGATTGAAGAAGAGTCTTATGAAATTTTGGACAGATTGGTAGCCTTCTTAAATGAAAACCCATCGATTAAACTAAAAATCACAGGTCACACCGACTTGCATGGGGATCCGAACGACAATTTAGAATTAAGTCGCAATCGGGCCGGAGCTGTGAAGGAATACTTGGTCAAAAAAGGAATTTCTACGGGTCGATTTACCACAGATGGAAAGGGAAGTAAAGAGCCGATTTATCCGGAAAAAAACCCTGAAACGGACCGCAAAAATCGAAGGACCGAATTTCAAATTTTAGAATAG
- a CDS encoding substrate-binding periplasmic protein, translated as MRKQFQSAFFSAILLFLSLDLYSQTKAMPSRLDSVLSKKELVVGVNRVYEPFYVQDPKEGFPGFDMELAKLYADYLGVALKIKPLKTFRQFSDEIAAGTIDIAMAGMSTDLSRGKTVTFSDPYLLTTPAGLVNKRSLPPEPEGSIVTTRTFKSLEDLAVLNALSFSVRSNTTNHNYLLRRFGKNQIYSYLSDSIAIDALTKGNVICYVADSLYILSLLQKQPSLKANYVALINPVMDEYISAALPLNDLVFADNFNFFIKELKRTGVIESLRAKYFLGSGWVK; from the coding sequence ATGCGGAAGCAGTTTCAGTCGGCATTTTTCTCGGCCATTCTCCTTTTTCTTTCTCTAGACTTATATTCTCAGACCAAGGCCATGCCTTCCAGATTGGATTCTGTCCTTTCTAAGAAAGAGTTGGTGGTTGGGGTCAATAGAGTTTACGAACCATTTTATGTCCAAGATCCTAAGGAAGGTTTTCCAGGTTTCGATATGGAACTTGCAAAGTTGTATGCGGATTATCTGGGAGTTGCTCTCAAGATAAAACCTCTTAAAACTTTCCGACAATTTTCGGATGAGATCGCGGCCGGCACGATTGATATAGCGATGGCTGGTATGTCTACGGATTTGAGTCGAGGAAAGACCGTTACTTTCTCTGATCCTTACCTTCTTACAACTCCTGCCGGTCTTGTTAATAAACGTTCTCTTCCTCCTGAGCCGGAAGGTAGTATTGTAACTACTAGAACTTTTAAATCTTTAGAAGACTTAGCAGTTTTAAATGCACTTTCTTTTTCTGTCAGATCCAATACTACAAATCATAATTATCTTTTGAGAAGGTTTGGTAAGAACCAAATTTACAGTTATCTTTCTGATTCTATTGCAATAGATGCATTAACAAAAGGGAATGTGATTTGTTATGTTGCGGATAGCTTGTACATTCTATCCTTACTGCAAAAACAACCAAGTTTGAAAGCAAACTATGTGGCTCTTATAAATCCTGTTATGGATGAATATATCAGTGCTGCATTACCTTTAAACGATCTCGTCTTTGCGGATAATTTTAATTTTTTTATCAAAGAATTAAAAAGAACAGGAGTGATAGAAAGTCTTCGCGCTAAATATTTTCTAGGAAGCGGTTGGGTAAAATAA
- the recR gene encoding recombination mediator RecR: MAEHLIEGMVNALSSLPGIGKKSAYRISFHLLRQDPAVFNGFIQSLSEVKGRIRFCSRCGSYSEEEICDLCLSEKRDSHTVCVVEQPEDVFFIENTGEFKGRYHVLNGVISPLEGVGPQDLRIRELLNRIEPEDLKEVLVATNPTLEGDATADYLNHQLKNFNVSVTRIAYGITVGGSIELADQYTLGRAIRSRLKL; encoded by the coding sequence TTGGCTGAACATTTAATCGAAGGAATGGTAAACGCACTTTCTTCTCTTCCTGGGATCGGAAAAAAAAGTGCATACCGCATTAGTTTTCATTTATTAAGACAAGACCCTGCAGTTTTTAACGGATTCATCCAAAGTTTATCAGAAGTAAAAGGAAGGATCCGTTTCTGTTCTCGGTGTGGTTCCTATTCAGAAGAAGAGATCTGCGATCTTTGTCTTTCCGAAAAAAGAGACAGTCACACTGTTTGCGTGGTAGAACAACCTGAAGATGTATTCTTTATAGAAAATACTGGTGAATTCAAAGGAAGATACCATGTCCTGAACGGAGTAATTTCTCCTTTAGAAGGTGTTGGACCTCAAGATCTGCGCATCAGAGAACTTTTAAACAGAATAGAACCAGAAGATCTAAAAGAAGTTTTAGTCGCGACCAACCCTACATTAGAAGGGGATGCAACAGCGGATTATCTAAATCATCAATTAAAGAATTTTAATGTTTCCGTTACTAGGATCGCTTACGGTATTACGGTGGGCGGCTCCATCGAACTTGCTGACCAATACACCTTAGGAAGAGCAATCCGCTCCAGACTCAAACTTTAA
- a CDS encoding YbaB/EbfC family nucleoid-associated protein, with translation MFENLKNASEIFSKMGEMRGKMEEIKKRISNLRVMGDAGAGMVQVTSTGDGAIVDVKINRALFDSEDNKMLEDLVMAATNDAIQKAKQAAEYELKSITGGLDLSEISKLFGGNLG, from the coding sequence ATGTTTGAAAATCTAAAGAACGCATCCGAAATTTTTTCCAAGATGGGAGAAATGCGCGGTAAAATGGAAGAGATCAAAAAGAGGATCTCCAACCTAAGAGTGATGGGCGACGCTGGCGCTGGAATGGTGCAAGTCACATCTACCGGAGATGGAGCGATCGTAGACGTAAAGATCAATCGCGCATTATTCGATTCAGAAGATAATAAAATGTTAGAAGATCTAGTCATGGCAGCAACAAACGATGCCATCCAAAAAGCAAAACAAGCCGCAGAGTATGAATTAAAATCAATTACTGGCGGATTAGATCTTTCTGAAATTTCTAAATTATTCGGCGGCAACCTTGGCTGA
- the dnaX gene encoding DNA polymerase III subunit gamma/tau, translating to MAGNHEVLSRKYRPQRFQDVIHQNLAIGALQNAVKSGKIGHAYIFFGPRGVGKTTIARIFAKRLNCQNPIDNEPCNQCDSCQEITKGISGDVLEIDAASNRGIENIRELRDNVKFTPMGGKYKVYIIDEVHMLTDQSFNALLKTLEEPPSHVVFVLATTEYHKIPETILSRCQDFIFKKVPLSVLQDYAENLCKEENTKYDSEGLFWVAKKGDGSVRDMLSFMEQALVFTDNRLLGSEIRKMIGYHGIDFLSDFIKSLVDAENSSKSLQIIESLYQEGQDIYKFLWDSIEFTHTLCLVKDSAADSESVNYPREDLIKMRKDFESVDPIALNKLSFRLFELFERVKTLRLRNSFEIKIFIEIQIKKLTEDLAKPSLAGLVDRINHLILMIQDQDSVSASVAFETPKKQAPTPPKEVQTPVPTPSPVVSNEKKEIPQEQKPGPLSSLEDLAKGVSSEDAEWEKSFKNEFLGTDIDPSKVPKLGS from the coding sequence ATGGCCGGAAATCACGAAGTTCTCTCCCGCAAATATCGCCCCCAAAGATTCCAAGATGTGATCCATCAGAATCTTGCGATCGGTGCATTACAAAACGCGGTTAAGTCCGGAAAGATAGGTCATGCGTATATTTTTTTCGGACCTAGAGGTGTAGGAAAAACTACAATCGCTAGGATTTTCGCAAAAAGACTCAATTGCCAAAATCCAATCGATAATGAGCCGTGTAACCAATGTGATTCTTGCCAGGAGATCACTAAAGGTATTTCAGGGGATGTTCTTGAGATAGATGCTGCGAGTAACCGTGGTATTGAAAATATCAGAGAACTTAGAGATAACGTAAAATTCACTCCGATGGGTGGTAAGTACAAAGTGTACATCATAGATGAGGTGCACATGCTTACTGACCAATCATTCAACGCACTTTTAAAAACTTTGGAAGAACCTCCTTCTCATGTGGTCTTCGTTTTAGCTACCACTGAGTATCATAAAATTCCAGAGACCATTCTATCCCGTTGCCAAGACTTTATCTTTAAGAAAGTTCCTTTATCTGTTCTTCAAGATTATGCAGAAAATTTGTGTAAGGAAGAAAACACAAAATACGATTCAGAAGGATTGTTTTGGGTAGCAAAAAAGGGCGACGGTTCTGTGAGAGACATGCTTTCCTTTATGGAGCAAGCTCTTGTATTTACTGACAATCGACTCTTAGGTTCCGAGATCCGAAAAATGATCGGTTATCATGGGATCGATTTTTTATCCGATTTTATCAAAAGCCTAGTAGATGCTGAAAATTCTTCTAAGTCATTACAGATCATTGAAAGCTTATACCAAGAAGGCCAGGATATATACAAATTCCTTTGGGATTCGATTGAGTTCACTCACACTTTATGTTTAGTAAAAGATTCTGCGGCTGATTCCGAATCAGTAAATTATCCTCGAGAAGATCTAATCAAAATGAGAAAGGATTTTGAATCTGTAGATCCGATCGCATTAAACAAACTTTCTTTCCGTCTTTTCGAATTATTTGAAAGAGTTAAAACTCTTCGTTTAAGAAACTCTTTTGAGATTAAAATTTTCATAGAGATCCAGATCAAAAAACTTACAGAAGATCTAGCCAAACCTAGTCTTGCAGGACTTGTAGATAGGATCAATCATCTCATACTGATGATACAAGACCAAGATTCCGTCTCAGCATCCGTAGCATTCGAAACTCCTAAAAAACAAGCTCCTACGCCGCCTAAAGAAGTGCAAACTCCAGTTCCGACTCCTTCTCCAGTCGTGTCTAACGAGAAGAAGGAAATTCCTCAGGAACAAAAACCAGGACCACTCTCGTCTCTAGAAGATTTGGCTAAAGGTGTTTCTTCTGAAGATGCTGAATGGGAAAAATCTTTCAAAAACGAATTTTTAGGAACGGATATAGATCCTTCCAAAGTACCCAAGCTGGGATCCTAG
- a CDS encoding nucleoside deaminase produces the protein MSQEIIEPLLKVFLDRFAEIRTQNSEEIPSFTQIYKNGSLVCEAFNSVEISEDSSLHSEVLAISEAKRICKERYLTDCILLTTLEPCLMCGGSILLSRIPKVAYLVPAKLGEGISSLPLETIYSRNFFPELVLIKSKTTTELFKTFFKDKRN, from the coding sequence ATGAGCCAAGAAATTATAGAGCCGTTACTTAAGGTTTTTTTAGACCGATTTGCGGAAATTCGAACTCAAAATTCGGAGGAGATCCCTAGTTTCACACAAATTTACAAAAACGGAAGTCTTGTCTGTGAAGCTTTCAACTCAGTGGAAATTTCTGAAGATTCTTCCTTACATAGCGAAGTTCTTGCGATTTCAGAAGCAAAACGGATCTGCAAGGAAAGATATCTCACAGATTGTATCCTACTTACTACGCTTGAGCCTTGTTTGATGTGTGGAGGTTCTATTCTTCTTTCTAGAATCCCTAAAGTAGCATATCTGGTTCCTGCAAAATTGGGAGAAGGGATTTCTTCACTTCCTCTTGAAACGATCTATAGCAGAAATTTTTTTCCAGAACTTGTACTAATTAAGTCAAAAACGACCACAGAGTTATTCAAAACTTTCTTCAAAGATAAGAGAAATTAG
- a CDS encoding anti-sigma factor antagonist (This anti-anti-sigma factor, or anti-sigma factor antagonist, belongs to a family that includes characterized members SpoIIAA, RsbV, RsfA, and RsfB.), with amino-acid sequence MILSAKLMRPAGSSAKTNTLLVRLNSPTGPASAQRQPLVLGLALDRSWSMKGSKMDSVIQASSSLVNWLTRRDFLTAVAYAEDVQVIQPLVPLAEKNSVIHRLNSIQVGTSTNLSGGWLHVLRTLELHPIADGYKRVILLTDGNPTLGIKDPVQLIQIAADAYKKGISTTVIGFGNDFNEILLKEIAESGGGNFYYVETPEETGDIFFKEFGDIGTLYAQSIELKVDFPKGIDYLDLVSEVSSYQEPDPEETGRTKTLVLEVGDMRADDVKSLVVQLRPTKKDTPPNINISASYYELTDGAKLEQKTIDIPLDWNDDSAKEDADVVVEATIAKTGKGLRKAGTLLKEGYTDESIALLNDLIKEINEKEELAPEVLQTLGFRVSSLKNRILENSPTAAKHLVASASELQYGAMENFPDDGVEYHDQIYAYRTNEDIDLYRCPEIKTAIQEKMKEGYRYIVFNLAKSSYIDSSAIGMLIQVAGWLRKRGGELIVSNLRSSVKKVFSITRLESHIRASETEEEAQSLLKAWIESKAV; translated from the coding sequence ATGATTCTTTCGGCCAAATTGATGAGACCGGCCGGTTCTTCCGCAAAGACCAACACTCTACTTGTACGTTTAAATTCTCCTACGGGACCCGCTTCCGCGCAAAGACAACCTCTAGTTTTAGGTTTAGCCTTGGACAGAAGTTGGTCCATGAAAGGAAGTAAAATGGATTCTGTGATCCAGGCTTCTTCTTCCTTGGTCAATTGGTTGACCCGTCGTGATTTTTTAACCGCTGTTGCTTACGCAGAAGACGTCCAGGTCATCCAACCTCTAGTTCCTCTGGCCGAAAAAAATTCAGTCATTCACAGATTGAATTCTATCCAAGTGGGTACTTCTACCAACCTAAGTGGTGGATGGCTTCATGTTCTCAGAACATTAGAATTACATCCGATTGCTGATGGTTATAAACGTGTTATTCTTCTTACTGATGGAAATCCAACATTAGGAATTAAGGATCCTGTTCAGTTGATCCAGATTGCAGCTGATGCTTATAAAAAAGGGATCAGCACAACTGTAATCGGTTTCGGTAACGACTTCAACGAAATACTCCTAAAGGAGATCGCAGAATCTGGAGGAGGAAATTTCTATTATGTAGAAACTCCTGAAGAGACTGGAGATATTTTCTTCAAAGAATTCGGAGATATTGGGACCTTATACGCTCAATCCATAGAACTCAAAGTAGATTTTCCGAAAGGAATAGATTATCTGGATTTAGTTTCAGAAGTTTCTTCTTACCAAGAACCTGACCCCGAAGAGACAGGACGTACTAAAACATTAGTTTTAGAAGTTGGAGATATGAGGGCCGACGATGTAAAAAGTCTGGTCGTTCAACTTCGCCCAACCAAAAAAGATACACCTCCTAATATTAATATTTCTGCAAGTTATTACGAGTTAACAGATGGTGCTAAGCTAGAACAAAAAACTATAGATATTCCTTTGGATTGGAACGATGACTCTGCGAAGGAGGATGCAGACGTCGTTGTCGAGGCTACTATCGCTAAAACCGGAAAAGGTTTAAGAAAAGCCGGAACACTTTTAAAAGAAGGTTATACGGATGAATCGATAGCGCTCTTAAACGATCTCATTAAAGAAATTAACGAAAAAGAAGAATTAGCTCCCGAAGTTTTACAAACTCTTGGCTTTAGAGTAAGTTCTTTAAAAAATCGGATCTTAGAAAATTCTCCGACTGCAGCAAAACATTTGGTGGCTTCTGCTTCTGAACTGCAGTACGGAGCGATGGAAAATTTCCCGGACGATGGGGTGGAATACCACGATCAGATCTATGCGTATCGTACAAATGAAGATATAGATCTTTATAGATGCCCTGAGATCAAAACAGCGATCCAAGAAAAGATGAAAGAAGGTTACAGATATATCGTATTCAATCTGGCCAAATCTTCTTATATAGATTCTTCTGCGATTGGTATGTTGATACAGGTCGCAGGCTGGCTTCGAAAAAGAGGCGGAGAATTGATCGTAAGTAATCTAAGATCTTCCGTTAAAAAAGTATTCTCGATCACTCGATTGGAATCTCATATTCGTGCTTCTGAAACAGAAGAAGAGGCCCAAAGTTTACTAAAGGCCTGGATAGAAAGTAAGGCGGTTTAG
- a CDS encoding transcriptional coactivator p15/PC4 family protein: MSVIRDIDKGKGEIIRVEISEFKGNKYLNLRVWYTDSEGEYKPTQKGIAIPVGLYSEVKDAILAAESSLS, encoded by the coding sequence ATGAGCGTAATCCGAGATATTGATAAAGGCAAAGGTGAGATCATCCGAGTCGAAATTTCAGAATTTAAAGGAAATAAATATCTGAACTTAAGAGTTTGGTACACAGATAGCGAAGGCGAATACAAACCTACTCAAAAAGGGATAGCGATCCCGGTTGGATTATACTCAGAAGTAAAGGATGCAATACTTGCGGCGGAAAGCTCTTTAAGCTAA
- a CDS encoding ferredoxin-NADP reductase: MKPVREPQINIFKKSSPLKAKVISNVLLTPETGKGKRPKKEGESLIHRITIAIDHSQYPYLIGQSGGIIPPGEDPEKKAKGLADAAYTVRLYSIASPSYSFGMKEDTIEFIIKRDNVYDADGNVQFKGVCSNYVCDLKEGDEVVMTGPSGKKFLLPSSDFSGDIMFLATGTGIAPFVGMSEELLEHKLINFTGNVTLVYGAPYSDELVMMDYLRGLEQKFPNFKLVTAISREENNPFDGGRMYISHRVKMLEAEVKKVLSSGGRFYICGGPKGMEKGVIEEIQKIDGNSGTYEEYKHHLEGAHQLFVETY, translated from the coding sequence ATGAAGCCCGTTAGAGAGCCGCAAATCAATATATTCAAAAAATCAAGCCCGCTGAAAGCTAAGGTTATCAGTAATGTACTTCTTACTCCAGAAACTGGAAAAGGTAAAAGACCTAAAAAAGAAGGCGAATCATTAATTCATAGAATTACTATAGCTATCGATCATAGCCAGTACCCATATTTAATCGGACAATCCGGTGGTATCATTCCTCCTGGAGAAGACCCTGAGAAAAAAGCAAAGGGACTTGCGGACGCAGCTTATACAGTTCGTTTATATTCAATCGCTTCTCCTAGTTATTCTTTCGGAATGAAAGAAGATACAATCGAATTCATTATCAAAAGAGATAATGTTTACGATGCAGATGGAAATGTTCAATTCAAAGGAGTTTGCTCTAACTACGTTTGTGATCTGAAAGAAGGTGACGAAGTAGTGATGACTGGACCTTCCGGAAAAAAATTCCTTCTTCCAAGCTCTGACTTTTCCGGAGACATCATGTTCCTCGCAACTGGAACTGGTATTGCTCCATTTGTTGGAATGAGCGAAGAACTTCTTGAGCACAAACTTATCAACTTCACCGGTAATGTAACTCTCGTATACGGAGCTCCTTACTCCGACGAGTTAGTAATGATGGACTATCTCAGAGGATTAGAGCAGAAGTTCCCGAATTTCAAATTAGTAACTGCTATCTCTAGAGAAGAAAACAATCCTTTCGACGGCGGAAGAATGTATATCTCTCACAGAGTTAAAATGTTAGAAGCAGAAGTGAAAAAAGTTCTCTCTTCTGGAGGACGTTTTTATATCTGCGGTGGTCCGAAAGGAATGGAAAAAGGAGTAATCGAAGAAATCCAAAAGATCGACGGAAACTCCGGAACTTACGAAGAATATAAACATCATCTGGAAGGCGCCCACCAATTATTCGTGGAAACCTACTGA
- the lpxD gene encoding UDP-3-O-(3-hydroxymyristoyl)glucosamine N-acyltransferase: MARYTLEELASKISGAKIENCADPKKVQVESVSPVNPGVTNSISFLANKKMLNEAKKTASSIVLTTSEFAKELEVPCLVVDKPDLILAQILDLIYPPHKFENKVEENAYVHPKAKIGKNCYIGNFASVAEDAEIGDNVILEDGVRIGRGAKVGEGSHIGPNNVIHHGVIIGKRFKSFGNCTVGGDGFRFVFANGKHNKIPQVGTVIVGDDVEMGSNSAIDRGGLENTIIGDGCKFDNLVHIGHNCVLGKNVVIAGYTGVAGSTTIGDNCTIGGGCGIADHLSIASGTIVGGGTSVRNTLSKPDIYVGWDYGLTFPEFQKLRVNIKNVVNFQKWARRIKAIESKLGLNAEE, from the coding sequence ATGGCTAGATATACCTTGGAAGAACTGGCTTCCAAAATTTCCGGAGCAAAAATAGAAAATTGCGCGGACCCCAAAAAAGTTCAGGTGGAATCTGTTTCTCCGGTTAACCCGGGAGTTACGAACAGCATTAGTTTTCTCGCAAATAAGAAGATGTTAAATGAGGCAAAGAAGACCGCTTCTAGTATCGTACTAACTACTTCTGAGTTCGCAAAAGAATTAGAAGTACCTTGTCTGGTTGTAGATAAACCGGATTTGATACTCGCTCAGATTTTGGATCTGATCTATCCTCCTCACAAGTTTGAAAACAAAGTAGAAGAGAATGCATACGTTCATCCTAAAGCAAAGATCGGTAAAAATTGTTATATAGGGAATTTTGCGTCCGTTGCGGAAGATGCTGAGATCGGAGATAACGTAATCTTAGAAGACGGAGTTCGTATCGGAAGAGGCGCAAAAGTCGGAGAAGGTTCACATATAGGACCGAATAACGTGATCCACCACGGGGTCATCATAGGAAAAAGATTTAAGTCTTTCGGAAATTGTACTGTAGGCGGAGACGGATTCAGATTTGTATTCGCAAACGGTAAACATAATAAGATCCCTCAAGTTGGAACAGTAATTGTGGGTGATGATGTAGAGATGGGTTCCAATAGCGCGATCGATAGAGGCGGTTTGGAAAATACAATCATTGGAGATGGATGTAAATTTGATAACCTAGTCCATATCGGTCATAATTGTGTATTAGGAAAAAATGTTGTGATTGCTGGTTATACAGGTGTTGCAGGCTCCACTACAATCGGAGATAATTGTACCATTGGTGGCGGTTGTGGTATCGCAGATCACCTTAGCATCGCAAGCGGAACCATCGTGGGTGGCGGAACTTCTGTCAGAAATACTCTTTCAAAGCCGGACATCTATGTTGGTTGGGACTATGGATTGACTTTCCCTGAATTCCAAAAGCTCAGAGTGAATATTAAAAACGTGGTCAATTTCCAAAAATGGGCCAGAAGAATAAAAGCTATTGAATCTAAACTTGGCCTTAACGCCGAGGAGTAA